The Coprobacter tertius genome has a window encoding:
- a CDS encoding PG1828 family lipoprotein, giving the protein MKKLVLFFAVAFAMSFAACSSKTGGNASTSDSVMIDSVSVQEEVVVDSAATVDSAAVVADSAVVAE; this is encoded by the coding sequence ATGAAAAAGTTAGTCTTGTTCTTCGCTGTTGCATTTGCTATGTCATTTGCAGCTTGTTCATCTAAAACTGGAGGCAACGCTTCTACATCTGATTCTGTAATGATCGACTCTGTATCTGTACAAGAAGAAGTTGTTGTTGATTCTGCAGCTACTGTTGACAGTGCCGCTGTTGTTGCCGACTCTGCTGTTGTAGCTGAGTAA